Sequence from the Maribellus comscasis genome:
GATGGGAAAAGCAGCTGTTGAAGCGGCCAAGGCGGTTAAATATACAGGGGCAGGTACTATCGAATTTTTAGTGGATAACGACCTGAACTACTATTTCCTTGAAATGAATACAAGGCTTCAGGTTGAACATCCAATAACTGAAAGAGTCACCGGAGTTGATTTGGTAAAACAGCAAATAAAAATCGCTGAAGGACAGAAATTGGAGTTTACACAAGATGACCTTATCCAAAAAGGGCATGCTATTGAGTGCCGGATTTATGCTGAAGATTCCGACAATAATTTTATGCCCAGTGCCGGAAAAATCTATAAAATTTCAGAACCTCTCGGGTTAGGTGTCAGAACCGATGGCTATGTATACGAAGGTTATGAGATTCCTATTTTTTACGATTCAATGATCTCTAAACTTATCGTTTGGGGAAAAACACGGGATGAAGCAATTCGCAGAATGCGGCGCGCACTCTATGAATACAAAATTACCGGGGTTAAAACATCCATAAAGTTTCTGGAGAGAATAATGAATAATAAAAATTTCATTGATGGAAACTACGACACACATTTTATTGAAAAAAACCAGGAACAGCTACTGAATAACGATTTGTGTGAAGACTGTGACGACATGGTAATTATCGCCGCATTTATTGATTATCTTGATAAACTGGGAAATTCAGAAAAAAACCAAAAGGAATTTACCGCTGCACAAAGCAGATGGAAGAAAATCCAGTTTATTAATCATTTCTAAAAAATTAGTTATGCCAGTTGAAATAAAACTAGACAACAGAGTTGCATGGGTAAATCTGTTAAATCAAAATGGAAATCTTCTTGAAGTTGAGGTTGACGGAAAGATCTACAAGGTAGATTTAATGCATACAGCCGACGGAACCTTTTCAATTTTGGAAGGAGGACATTCCTATAACATTGAGCTCGTGCCTCATGAACAACCCAAAAAATACACTGCTTACACGCTTTACAAAGAATTTGAGCTTGAAGTTATTGATGCCGAAGCTCGTTACCTCTTAAACAGGGGAGCCAACGGGTTTGGCTCAAACGAAAATACAATTTCATCGCCAATGCCGGGAAAAGTAGTTCAGATACTGGTTAACGAAGGTGATGAAATAAAAGAAGGCGAGAATGCGATTATCATTTCTGCCATGAAAATGGAAAGCGAATACAAATCGCCCCGCGACGGGAAGGTAAAAAAGATAAATGTCAAAGCGGGAGATACAATCGAAGGAAATCAGATTTTAATTGAACTGGAATAAAACCTAAAAATATATGGATTTAAAAGACAAGTATAACCAGCTCGAAGAATTGAATAAAAAAGCCGAGTTGGGTGGAGGAATTGAACGTATCGAAAAACAACATACTGCCGGAAAAAAATCGGCTCGTGAAAGGATTTTGCAATTACTCGACCCCGGTACTTTTAACGAAATAGACAAATTGGTTACCCACCGTAGTTATGACTTTGGAATGGAAACCAAAAAGATACTTGGAGATGGTTTAATTTCGGGATACGGAAAAATAAATGGCAGGCTTGTTTATGTTTTTGCCCAGGACTTTACAGTATTTGGTGGTTCATTGAGCCGGGCAAATGCCGACAAGATTGTCAAAATTCAGGAATTGGCACTTAAAATGGGAGCACCTGTTATTGGTTTAAACGATTCAGGTGGAGCCAGAATTCAGGAAGGAGTGGAAAGTCTTGCTGGCTATGCCGATATTTTCTATAACAACGTTGTAGCATCGGGAGTTATTCCGCAAATTTCAGCTATTTTAGGTCCTTGTGCCGGTGGAGCAGTTTACTCTCCTGCCCTTACTGATTTTATTTTCATGGTGAATGAAAAAAGCCACATGTTTGTTACCGGACCAGATGTAATTAAAACTGTTACACACGAAGAAGTTAGCAAAGAAGAACTGGGTGGAGCCTCAACACATAATACAAAAAGCGGCGTTGCTCATTTTAATGGAGCTGATGAAGACCAGACTTTAATGATGATAAGGGAACTACTTAGTTTTCTTCCCTCAAATAACCTGGAAGATCCTCCCGTAAAAACAACAATCGATCCTTCTGACCGTGTGGAAGAAAGTTTGCAGGATCTGGTACCGGCTGACCCCAACAAACCTTACGACATGCACGAGATTATTCAAAAAGTAATCGACAACAAACACTTTTTGGAAGTCCAGGCACAATACGCAAAAAATATAGTTGTAGGATTTGCCCGCTTTGGAGGCAAGCCCGTTGGGATTGTTGCAAACCAACCGGCTCACCTGGCGGGAGTACTTGACATAAATTCGTCGGTAAAAGCTGCTCGGTTTGTTCGTTTCTGCGATGCCTTCAATTTACCCTTGGTAACTTTTGTTGATGTCCCGGGATTTTTGCCCGGAACCGGCCAGGAATTTGGCGGTATCATTAAACACGGGGCAAAACTTCTATATGCTTTTTCTGAAGCAACGGTTCCAAAAATTACGATTATTACGCGAAAAGCTTATGGCGGAGCGTATGATGTAATGTCAAGCAAGCACATTGGTGCTGATGTAAATTTTGCTTATCCTACAGCTGAAATTGCTGTTATGGGCCCCGAAGGAGCAATAAATATTATTCATCGGAATAAACTAAACGACGATGAAAAAGTAAACGCGGTGCAGGAATACCGGGAAAAATTTGCCAATCCATACAAGGCTGCATCACTGGGTTATGTTGATGAAATCATTAATCCCAGGGACACCCGTAAAAAAATTATTGATGCGCTGGATATGACTCAAAACAAACGAAAGTCAAATCCACCCAAAAAGCATGGAAATATTCCGTTATAAATCAGAATTATATTAAAGTATTGGGCAAAAAGGCGTACAATTGTACGTCTTTTTATTTTTAAATACATTTCTCTTTTAAAAAGAACCGAAAGTATTTGATAAATAACATATTATTTCTATTTTTGCGCGTCCAAAAAATTGGATATTTAATATTAATTAAAAATTAGATGTTTATGTTGAATCAGTATGAAACCGTTTTCATTTGTACTCCCGTTTTATCTGAGCCACAGGTAAAGGAAGCGGTAAAAAAATTCAAGGAACTCATCGCTGAAAATGGAGGCGAGATGATCCATGAAGAAGATTGGGGAATGAAAAAACTGGCTTACCCAATCCAGAAAAAATCGACAGGCTTTTATCATTTATTTGAATTTAAAGCTGATCCTTCTTTTATTTCAAAGTATGAAACTGAATTCCGTCGCGACGAAAGAGTAATCAGGTTTATGACCGTTAAACTCGATAAGTACGCAATTGAATACAGCAATAAAAGAAAAAAATTACAAAAAGCTAAAACAGAACAGGAGGGATAAAAATGGCACAGAATTCAAGTGAAATCAGATATCTGACTCCACCGTCAGTTGAAATCAAAAAGAAAAAATATTGCCGTTTTAAAAAGAACGGAATTAAATACGTGGATTACAAAGACCCGGAATTCCTGAAAAAATTCTTAAATGAACAAGGTAAAATTTTACCTCGCCGAATTACCGGGACATCGTTAAAATATCAGCGTAAAGTTGGTCAGGCTATCAAACGTGCCCGCCAAATTGCTTTATTGCCATTTGTAACCGACATGTTAAAATAGTAAGGAGGACACGAAATGGAAATTATATTAACACAAGACGTTGAACGTTTAGGAAGTAAAGACGACATTGTATCTGTAAAAGATGGTTTTGCACGTAACTTCCTTATTCCGCAAAAAATGGCGATTGCCGCTACGGAAACTGCAAAAAAAGTTTTGGCGGAAAACATAAAACAACGTGCGCACAAAGAAGCAAAACTAAAAGACGCTGCAGCTGAGATCGCAGAAAAAATTGCAAACAAAAAGATTACCATTGGAGCAAAAACCAGCTCATCAGGCAAAATTTTTGGTTCAGTTAATACCATCCAGTTGGCAGAAGCTATCAACAAAAAAGGTTTTGAAATTGAACGCAAACAAATTATTCTTCCTGAGGATAGCATAAAAGAAGTTGGTACTTACACAGCAAAAATTAAGTTACATAAAGAAGTTGTTGTAAGTATTGAGTTCGAAGTTGTGGCTGAATAAAATCAGAATAATTCAAGATATACAAAAAAGGGTTCCTGAGTCAGGAACCCTTTTTTATTTTCGGCTATTCTGTTTCTCCCTCTTCATTTTCTGTATTTTGTCCTTCCCCAAGTCCTTTAGAGACTTTTATCCTATGCGGAAACCCTACACAAGGGTATTTTAACCTTTCCGCTTTTGTGGAATATTCGTACAATGCGTGTCTTTTTAGTAAAAATTGTTCGAAGGATAGACATAAAAAAACCTTTAGGGTTTTGGAAACCCTAAAGGTTAATAAATCAAGGTAAAAGTACTATCGCTTTACTACTAATTTCCCGGTTAAAATTTCATCTTTGTATGTTATGCGCACCATATACACCCCGTCTTTCCAGCCCGAAGTATTGAGTTTGTATTCTTTTCCCTTTATTTTGGTTTTGGCCCCTTTTAACGTTTGGCTGTTATTATATATTTCCAGTTCCCATTCTTCGGTAATAAGTTCTTTTTCATCTGAAGATTCAATGGCTAATGTTACTTCACCTATGGAAGGGTTAGGCGAAATGGACAGACTTCTTGAATCATAAGCATTTATAAACGTACCAACATATGCCCCGTTCCACATGTATTTTCAGCATAAACAACCAACTGATAATTTCCGGAATTATAAAAAGCAATATCCAGTGTATGGCCATAGTTGTGCAATGAATTCCCATTTAAAGGGTTTAATGTCCAGTGATAATCACTATCGCTATATGTCATCAAAGAATTA
This genomic interval carries:
- a CDS encoding biotin/lipoyl-containing protein; the protein is MPVEIKLDNRVAWVNLLNQNGNLLEVEVDGKIYKVDLMHTADGTFSILEGGHSYNIELVPHEQPKKYTAYTLYKEFELEVIDAEARYLLNRGANGFGSNENTISSPMPGKVVQILVNEGDEIKEGENAIIISAMKMESEYKSPRDGKVKKINVKAGDTIEGNQILIELE
- a CDS encoding acyl-CoA carboxylase subunit beta, encoding MDLKDKYNQLEELNKKAELGGGIERIEKQHTAGKKSARERILQLLDPGTFNEIDKLVTHRSYDFGMETKKILGDGLISGYGKINGRLVYVFAQDFTVFGGSLSRANADKIVKIQELALKMGAPVIGLNDSGGARIQEGVESLAGYADIFYNNVVASGVIPQISAILGPCAGGAVYSPALTDFIFMVNEKSHMFVTGPDVIKTVTHEEVSKEELGGASTHNTKSGVAHFNGADEDQTLMMIRELLSFLPSNNLEDPPVKTTIDPSDRVEESLQDLVPADPNKPYDMHEIIQKVIDNKHFLEVQAQYAKNIVVGFARFGGKPVGIVANQPAHLAGVLDINSSVKAARFVRFCDAFNLPLVTFVDVPGFLPGTGQEFGGIIKHGAKLLYAFSEATVPKITIITRKAYGGAYDVMSSKHIGADVNFAYPTAEIAVMGPEGAINIIHRNKLNDDEKVNAVQEYREKFANPYKAASLGYVDEIINPRDTRKKIIDALDMTQNKRKSNPPKKHGNIPL
- the rpsF gene encoding 30S ribosomal protein S6; the protein is MLNQYETVFICTPVLSEPQVKEAVKKFKELIAENGGEMIHEEDWGMKKLAYPIQKKSTGFYHLFEFKADPSFISKYETEFRRDERVIRFMTVKLDKYAIEYSNKRKKLQKAKTEQEG
- the rpsR gene encoding 30S ribosomal protein S18, with protein sequence MAQNSSEIRYLTPPSVEIKKKKYCRFKKNGIKYVDYKDPEFLKKFLNEQGKILPRRITGTSLKYQRKVGQAIKRARQIALLPFVTDMLK
- the rplI gene encoding 50S ribosomal protein L9; its protein translation is MEIILTQDVERLGSKDDIVSVKDGFARNFLIPQKMAIAATETAKKVLAENIKQRAHKEAKLKDAAAEIAEKIANKKITIGAKTSSSGKIFGSVNTIQLAEAINKKGFEIERKQIILPEDSIKEVGTYTAKIKLHKEVVVSIEFEVVAE
- a CDS encoding T9SS type A sorting domain-containing protein — its product is MWNGAYVGTFINAYDSRSLSISPNPSIGEVTLAIESSDEKELITEEWELEIYNNSQTLKGAKTKIKGKEYKLNTSGWKDGVYMVRITYKDEILTGKLVVKR